A DNA window from Brassica napus cultivar Da-Ae chromosome C1, Da-Ae, whole genome shotgun sequence contains the following coding sequences:
- the LOC106376921 gene encoding dof zinc finger protein DOF3.1-like — protein sequence MQDPAAYYQSMMAKPQQQQQPQFPVQEQLNCPRCDSQNTKFCYYNNYNLSQPRHFCKSCRRYWTKGGALRNVPVGGGTRKNAKRSTTSPTSPSNNKKTKNTDPDPNSQSAHKPDTEPTRMLYGFPIGDQDVKGMEMSGGGSFSSLLASNMQLGLGGIVLDGSGWDPGMGLRRSEAGNGRGGGGGNPWTDLAMNRVEKN from the coding sequence atgcAGGATCCAGCAGCTTATTACCAGTCGATGATGGCGAAACcacaacagcaacaacaaccgCAGTTTCCGGTTCAAGAACAGCTAAACTGTCCTCGCTGTGACTCACAAAACACGAAATTCTGTTACTACAACAACTACAACCTGTCACAGCCACgtcacttttgcaaaagctGCCGTCGTTACTGGACCAAAGGCGGGGCTCTCCGTAACGTCCCCGTCGGTGGTGGAACTCGCAAGAACGCAAAACGATCGACCACATCCCCTACTTCTCCTTCCAACAACAAGAAGACCAAGAACACCGATCCGGATCCTAATTCACAAAGCGCGCACAAACCGGATACGGAACCGACCCGGATGTTGTACGGGTTTCCGATCGGAGACCAAGACGTGAAAGGTATGGAGATGAGTGGTGGTGGGAGTTTCAGCTCGCTTTTGGCATCGAATATGCAGCTGGGTCTAGGCGGGATCGTTCTCGACGGGTCGGGTTGGGATCCGGGTATGGGTTTGAGGAGGAGCGAAGCGGGTAATGgaagaggtggtggtggtggtaacCCGTGGACTGATCTGGCTATGAACAGAGTGGAGAAAAACTGA